The following is a genomic window from Ignavibacteria bacterium.
AAACTGGAAATCATTCTGATGTATTATATCGTATTTACCATTGGTATCACCGGTTTGTTTGCTGCATATGCGCATATTTTTATGGCAAATGAAGTTGCTCAGTCAATCGGATGGCCAACGGGTAGTCCTTTTCAGACAGAAGTTGCTTTTGCCAATCTTGCGTTCGGAGTTTTAGGAGTTTTATGCATATGGATTAGAGAAAAATTCTGGTTAGCAACAATCATCGGCAGTGGGGTATTTTTGTTTGCAGATGGAATCGGGCACGTAGTTCAAATTGTAAACAATCACGATTATGCCCCGAACAATGCGGGCATAATTTTATATACCGACTTAATATTTCCCATCCTTGGATTGATATTATATTTCTTTTATGACCTTCAACTAAAGAAAGCTCAACGACAAACTAACTAATTTGAAAGAAAAAAAAGCTGACACCTTAACCCAGGCAAATTCACTTTTAGAACAAGCTCAGACTGCTTTAAAGAACGAACATTTCAATGATTCTCTTGAGCTCCTCGACAAGGCTCATGCATTATATAAAAAGGCAGATGATGATGAAGGCATAGCAAATTGTCTTGGTGACATCGGAATGATAAACTCACGCCTCGGCAACTTCAAAGTCGCTCTCGATAGTCTTCTCAAATGTGTTGAGATTCGTGAAAGATTAAATAATGAGATTCAGACAAGCAGAACATATAATCAGCTTGCAAATTGCTTTGTCAATCTCGGCGAGACCGACGAAGCAATTAAATACTACCAGCAATCCTTAACCATAAATGAGAAAATAAATTATACGAAGGGCATAAGCACAAACAGCTTAAATCTTGGTAATTTATATAAAGACATCGGAAAGTTCGACGATGCAACGAAATTATTTTATAAAGCTCTCGAGATTGACTTAAAAAATAATGACAAGGAAGGTCTTGCGCTTTCTTACAGCAGTATCGGGAATCTAAATGCGCATACAGGTGATTTATACTCAGCTCTGGATTTTTATTTTAAAGCATTAAACGTTCAGGAAGAACTTAACCGCAACCAGTCAAGAGCGATTACTCTCAATAACATTGGAAACGTTTACAAAAACCTTGAGGAATATGACCTTGCACTCGAGAATTATAAGAAAGCATATGACATTCTCAATTCTCTCGGAATAAAAAGATGGCTTTCGCAGATTCTTAACAATATGGGTGTGATTCACTCACTTAAAAAAGATTTTAATCAGGCATTTCTTTATCAGGAAAAATCACTTGCACTTGCAAAAGAAATCGGCGATAAGAACGCATCCGGCTATGCACTTACAAAAATCGCTGAGGTTGTATCGGAGCTGAAGCATGAAAACCCCGATAAATATTTTGATGAAGCAATTGCAATAAATAGTGAACTGAAAAATCAGACAGGGCTTGCAAATGTTTATCTAAACATGGGAGTATATTATTTCAGAATTAAAAATTACAAAAAAGCCGAAGAGTACTTTATTTTATCACTTAAAATTTCAAAAGAAAATAAGCTTAACACGGTTTTAATTGATATTTATAAATATATGTCCGAATTAAGCTCGATAAAAAAAGATTTTGAGAATGCTTATGTGTATCATGAGAAATATTCGCAGATAAAAGATGCGCTATTCAAGGACGAGTACAATAAGAGAATTTCCGACATGAAGATTAAATATGAAAAAGAAAAACAGGAAAAACTTTTATATAATGAAATCGAAGAACAAAAAAATAAGCTCGAAATTTTTTATAATGAGCTTAAGATAAAAAATGAAATTCTTCTTGAAAATGAAAAGATGCTTAAGGAGTCCAAAGAAAAAGCTGAGGAAATGAGCAAGCTCAAATCTAATTTTCTTGCGAATATGAGTCACGAGTTAAGGACACCTATGAACGGAATTTTGGGATTATCGGTAATTTTGAAAGAGCTTTCAGGAAAAAACACTGAAGAATATGAGCTTTCAGAGACTATAAACGAAAGTGCTGAAAGATTAATGAACTCGATTAATCAGCTTCTTGAATTTTCAGAGCTTGAGAACAGTGATTACAATCTGAAATATGCAAAGTTCAATCTGATGGATTTGATTTATGAACTGATGACAACGTTCAAGAAAAAAGCCGAGAAGAAAAAAATCAGCTTGAACCTGATAACATCGAAACCTCTTATCATAGTCAACCTTGATAAATATGCCTTAAGAAAAATACTTGTCAACATAATAGATAATGCAATTAAGTTCACAAGCTCAAAAGGAAAGGTTGATATTATTCTTTATCAGGATGAAAATTTTTTGATTATAAAAGTTTCCGATACGGGAATCGGCATTGCTCCTGACCAGATGGAATTTATTTTTGATTCTTTCAGACAAGGAAGCGAGGGCTTAGTCAGAAAATATGAGGGTTCGGGACTCGGTCTTTCCATTACAAAAAGATTGGTTGAATCTATGAAAGGTAAAATCGAAGTTGAGAGCAAAGAAGGAAAAGGCGCAACGTTTATTATAAAGTTTAAAAAAGTTTTTTAATCCACGAAATTATTTCGTTACGAATTTCAATCCTGCAATTCCCGCTACTATCAGAAGTATAAAAACAATCCGCAAAACATCCTTTGATTCGTTGAATAAAAACATTCCAAGTATTGCCGTGCCGATTGCTCCGATGCCTGTCCATACTGCATAAGCCGTTCCCACAGGCAATGATTTTAATGAGTACGCAAGGAGGAGCATACTAATTGCAAGCGTGATAATGGTAAAAATGCTCCATCCGAGTTTTGTGAAACCTTCGGAATATTTCAATCCGATTGCCCAACAGACTTCAAAAAGTCCCGCGATGATGAGTATAAGCCATTGGATGTTCATCTCGAATATTTAATCTTTGTAAATAATTATTTAGTACGACAGGCATTCTTGCCTGTCGGGACAGACAGGAATGTCTGTCCTACCAACTAAAACTACAATTCCCTCTTTAGTGCCTCTCGTTCGATTTCAAGCTGTTTAATTTTTCGTTCAATGGTATCGAGTTCTTCAGGCATTGAATCTATTTCAATTCGAAGCTTTGAAGCAGCTTCATCGACTAAATCGATTGCTTTATCCGGCAAAAATCTATCGGCAATGTATCTGTCGGATAGTTGCGCGGCGGCAACAATTGCGCCGTCAGTTATTCTAACACCGTGATGAACTTCATATTTTTCTTTTAAACCGCGAAGAATCGTTATTGTGTCCTCAACATCGGGTTGTGCTACAAATACCGGCTGGAATCTTCTTTCAAGCGCAGGGTCTTTCTCTATGTATTTTCTATATTCATCAAGAGTCGTTGCCCCGATACAGCGCAAGTCCCCTCTTGCAAGTTCAGGCTTAAGCATGTTAGATGCATCCATTGAGCCTTCCGATGCGCCTGCGCCGACTACAGTATGAAGCTCATCAATGAACAAAATTATTTTTCCTTCGGATTCTTTCACTTCCTTGAGAACAGCTTTAAGTCGCTCTTCAAACTGCCCTCGATATTGAGCGCCTGCTATGAGCGCAGCCATATCCAAAGCAATAATTTGTCTGTCACGCAAATTTTCAGGAATGTCCCCCTGAATTATCCTGTGAGCAATGCCCTCTGCGATTGCAGTCTTGCCGACACCCGGCTCGCCGATGAGAACAGGATTGTTTTTAGTCCTGCGTGAAAGCACCTGAAGCACTCTGCGGATTTCTTCATCGCGTCCGATTACAGGGTCAAGCTTTCCTTTTGCAGCAAGCTCGTTTAAGTTGCGTCCGTATTTTTGAAGCGCCTGAAAAGTTTCTTCAGGATTTTGTCCCGTTACTCTTCCGGAACCGCGAACATCTTTTAAAACTTTTAGTATATTATTTTTATTTGCACCTTCGGTTCGAAGCAGTTCCCCTATTTTACTTCTTTTATTTTCAGCAATGCCTAATAATAAATGTTCAATGGAAACATATTCATCTTTCATTGCAGATGCTTCCTTAGAAGCTGCATCGAGAACATCAGAGGTATCTCTTGAAATTGTTGCGCTGCCTGCGCTTGCACCTGAAACTTTAGGGAATGCACGGATAAATTCCTCATTACGTGAAGCCATTAAATCTTTATTTACTCCAAGCTTCATCAAGATTGAGGAAGTTATTCCTGCAGGGTCTTTAATTAATGCTGCAAATAAATGTTCGGGTTCGATTTGCTGATTTGAATTGTCAGCAGCAATCTGCTGAGCTTCCTGAAGGGCTTCCTGAGATTTTAGCGTGAGTTTATTGAAATTAAATGCCATATTTATTGTCGAATTAATGTATTTATGTAAATATAATTAACTGTAAGATTTATGTATATATACATATTTTAACAGTATGTTCGATGCTACAGTTGTAATTTCGGTATATAATAAGGTTCGTGAGCTCGAACTTGTTCTTTCAGGACTTAAAATTCAGACCGTTAAAAATTTTGAAATAATAATTGCTGACGACGGCTCAGCTGACGAAATGAAAAAGTTTATTAGTGGCTACAACAGTAGTTCAAGTTTATCCATTAATCACGTCTGGCAAGAGGATGACGGATTTCGCAAGAACAAAATTTTAAATGAATCAATCAGGCAGGCGAAAGCGCATTATATGATTTTTATTGACGGCGATTGCATTCCGCATAGTGATTTTGTGAACTCGCATCTACAAAATAAAGAAAAAGATGCAGTGCTTGGAGGAAGAAGAGTATATCTTGGTGAAAGAGTTTCGGAAAGCTTAACTCCCGAACTCATTGAAAAAAAATATCTCGAGAGAAAAAATATCACGGTGTATATAGATAATTTTCTGAAAAAGAAAACGAGTACTTATGCACTTGAAGAAGGATTGCTGATAAAAAATAAAATGGTGAGAGATACGATTTTGAGAAAGGACATTCATTTGCTTGGCTCAAATTTTTCTTTACATAGAGATGCCTTGATTAAGATAAACGGCTTTGATGAAAATTATATAGGTCCGGGGATTGGCGAAGACACTGATATTGAATTCAGATTGCGCAAAGCCGGATATAAAATGAAATCAGTCCGCAATCTTGCAATTCAATATCATTTATATCATCCTAAGACAAAAGAAGAGCATAAAAATTTGAAATACTTTAATGAAGAAGTAAAACAAAGAGATGATTTTATGTGCCAAAATGGATTAACTAAAACCGCTTAATGAAACTATCAGTTATAATACTCACATACAACAGCGGTGAATATCTCGAGCGGTGTTTAAACAGCGTAAAGTGGGCAGATGAAATTATTGTAATAGATTCATTCAGTAAAGATAATACTCTTGAGCTTCTCAACAAGTTTGATGTTAAGCTTGAGCAAAAAGAATATTTAGGTTACAGCAGACAGCTTGAATATGGAATCAGGAAAGCTTCTAACGAGTGGATTTTAGTTTTGGATCACGATGAAGAGCTCAGTCCTGAATTAATCTCAGAAATACAAAATTTGGATGCAAACTCTCTAAGTAATTACTGCGGTTTTGAAATTAACAGGCAGGTATATTTTCTCGGGAAATGGATATCTCATGGCGGGTGGTATCCCGATTATCAATTCAGGTTATTCAATAAAAGAAAAATTAAGTTCAATCATCTTGAAGTGCATGGTTCGGTTCGTCCAAATGGTACGGCAGGAAAGCTTCAAAACAAGATTTATCATTACACATATTCAAATTTATTTGCATATCTTGAAAGAATAAATAGCTATACATCATTGCACGTTTCCGAAAGGATAGATAAAAACAAAAAATTTAAATGGTATAAGTTAATTTTAAATCCTCTATCAACTTTTTTGAGAATGTTTATCGGGCAAAAAGGTTATAAGGATAAAATGCAGGGATTTATTCTTGCATTATATTCTGCCATTTATAATTTAGTTTTGTATTCAAAACTTTGGGAATATCAGTATTCAGCTGCAAATAAACTGGAGCTTCCACCGATTACCGTTTCCGATTTTCAAAAGCAAAAAAGCCGGGTCTGATTATGCAAAAAATTTCCGGTATTATAATCTGTAAAAACGAAGAAAAGAACATTGAAGAGTGTTTGAAAAGCATTCAATGGTTCGATGAAATCGTGGTTGTTGATTCAGGAAGCACCGATAAAACAGTTGAGATAGCAAAAAAATATACGGATAAGTTTTTTTTTAATGAGTGGAAAGGATTTTCCAATCAAAGAAAATTTGCATTAACGAAAGTCTCAAATGACTGGGTGTTTGTTCTTGATGCCGATGAAAGATGCACGGGTGATTTAGCAACTGAAATAAAAACAATTTTGTCACCGGCTAATTTACAGACAAAAGGGTTTTATATTCCGCGCAAAAGTTTTTTTCTTAATAAATGGGTAAAGCACTGCGGATGGTATCCTGATTATAAATTAAGATTATTTGATAAAAATTTTGTGAAAATCACTGACCGACTTGTTCACGAGGGTTATGAAGTAAAAGGTGATACCGGAAAATTAAAAAATGATATTTTGCATTATACTGTAAATTCAATTTCAGAATTTACGGAGAAGATAAATCATTATTCCTCCCTGTCAGCAATTGAAAAATCAAATAAGAAAAAAATTACTTTTTTATATTTATTTTTCATTCCGTCTTTTGAATTCATTAAAAAGTTTGTCTTCCAGGCAGGATTTCTTGAAGGAATAACAGGCTTGATGGTTTCATATTTTCACATGATAACAAAACTTTTGACATATATGAAGATGCGTGAAATACAAAATAAACCTGAAGCTAAATGAAAATTTACAGAAGAATATTCAGATACGTAAAGCCGTATTTTAAGAAGCTGATGCTGTCAAATGTTTTTACGGTGCTGACTGTCATCTTCAACCTTCTCTCATTAATGATGATTTTTCCGTTTATTGATTTATTGTTTAAAGAAACTCCGACCGTTGCGCCCTCACAGGTAACATCTGTCTTTGACATTAAGGACATGATTGTAAATTATTTCGGACAGATTGTAACGCAATATGATAAGCTTGATGTTCTGAAATATTTATGTTTGCTGATTCTCATCACATTCGCGTTAAAAAATCTTTTCAGTTACCTGCAGTCATATTATATGGCGTTTGTCGAACAAGGAATTCTAAAAGATTTGAGATTCGACTTATATAAACATTACCTTGAATTACCTCTGAGCTTTTTCACAGAAGAGCGCAAAGGAAATTTAATATCGCGTATAATAAATGACATTCAGATTATAAAAGACTCGGTGATAGCAGTTATGAACAGCTTGTTCCGCGACCCTCCGACGATAATCGTGTTTTCGATTGTATTATTTTTATTCAACTGGAAACTGACACTTATAATTTTTCTTCTTTCACCGGTAACAGCTTTTATTTTAAGTAAAATCGGCAACTCGCTGAAGCGAAGCAGCAGAAAGTCACAGGAAAAGATTTCCGATATTACATCTACACTCGATGAAACGCTTGGCGCTATCAGGATAGTGAAGGCATTCGGAATGGAAAATTATGAGAAGAAAAAATTCAATGAGGAAAATAATTCTTATTTTGATTTGATGGTAAAGATTTTCAGGAAAAGAGCATTAGCTTCACCTATATCGGAAACAATTGGAGTTCTTACCATAGTTATTATTCTTTATTTCTTTGGACAGGAAATTCTTTTAGGGCAAAGTGACATGACGCCGGGAGGATTTATTTTTTATCTTGCAGTGTTTTTTCAGATGATGCCTTCGCTGAAACTTTTCGGACAAGTTTTTAACAGCTACAAAGAAGGTTCTGCGGCTGCAGAGAGAGTTTTTGACCTTCTTGATACGGAAACAAAAATAAAAGATGCACCTGATGCAGTTGAGCTGAAAGAGTTCAAGAATAATATCGAGTTCAAAGATGCTTCATTTAAATATGAGAGAAGTGATTACATACTTAAAAATATAAATCTTGAAGTTAAGAAAGGACAAATCATTGCCATTGTTGGTCCAAGCGGTGCGGGAAAGACTTCGCTTGTAGATTTGATTCCGAGATTTTATGATTTAACTGAAGGAAATTTATTTTTTGACGGAACAAACATTAAAAAGATTAAGATTGAATCGCTCAGAAGTTTGATGGGCATTGTAAATCAGGAAACGATTTTGTTTAATGATACTGTTCAAAATAATATTGCTTATGGTGAAAATGAAATTCCAATTGAAAAAATTGTTGAAGCTGCAAAGGCTGCCAACGCGCATAAGTTCATCGAAAAACTGTCGAACGGTTATGATACATTAATCGGTGACCGCGGAGTAAAACTTTCCGGCGGTGAAAGACAGCGATTATCTATTGCAAGAGCACTCTTGAAAAATCCTCCGATACTTATTCTGGATGAAGCAACGTCTGCGCTCGATACGGAATCTGAAATACTTGTCCAGCAGGCAATTGAAACCCTTATGCAGGGCAGAACTTCAATTGTTATTGCTCACCGTCTTTCGACAATACAAAATGCAGACAAGATAATTGTTCTTGAAAGAGGAAAAATTGTAGAAACCGGAACGCATCAGGAACTGCTTCTCACAAGCGGGCTTTACAAAAAACTTTATAACATGCAGTTCAGATTTCAGGAAACAAATTTATGAGAGTTTCCGGATTTACGATTATTAGAAACGGGATTATGTATGTTTATCCGTTTAAGGAAGCCATTCTTTCCATTCTTCCCTTATGCGATGAGATGATTATTAACGTTGGTAAGTCAAAGGATGGAACTCTTGAAGCAGTTAAATCAATCGCTGAAACAATTAATGACAAGAAGATAAAAATTTTTGAAAGCGAATGGGATGACAAGCTGAAGGACGGATTGGTTTTATCCGAAGAAACTAATAAAGCATTAAAAAAATGTTCCGGCGATTGGTGCTTTTATATTCAGTCGGATGAAGTCTTGCATGAAAAATATTATCCTGTAGTCCGTAATGCGATGGAAAAATATTTGAATGAGGAAAAAGTTGAGGGATTAAGATTCAGATATAAACATTTTTACGGAAGCTATGACTACTATCAGGATAATTACCGGAAATGGTACCCAAAAGAATCACGGGTCATCAGAAGAAGAGATGACATAGTTTCATGGGGTGATGCGATGGATTTCAGGCATAAAGATGGGAGCAAGCTGTTTGTCAAAGATATTAATGCAGAGATTTATCATTACGGTTGGGTTCGTCCGCCTGAAAAGCTTATTAAAAAACGAATAGACTTTGAGCTGCTATATAATGATTCTGAGAAAATTCAGGAAAAAATTTCAAAGCTTCAGAATTATGATGAAATTGGCAATCTGAAAAAATTTAATGAACCGCATCCTGAAGTTATGAAGGAACGCATAGCAGAAAGCCGTTGGAATTTTGATGCTCAATTAGACAAACAAAAACCCGATTGGATAAGAAAAATTCTGATTTTTTTTCATCCGGTAACTAAAAGACTTAAGAAAATTTTCAACTAAACGATTGAATAAATTAAGCTCTTACTTACAACTCGATTCGTACGATTCTACAAGCAGAAGAATTCTATGGATTTTATTTCTTTTGCTTATAACTTTTAATATTTTTTCTACCGCGGCAGGGCAGTTTTTAGTTTCACTCACTATAATTTTTTCGTTTGCATTAATAATTTTTAAGAAGAATTTTTCTTTTTTAAAAAATACTCTTGTTTATCTGTATTCACTATTTGCGGTACTTAGCCTTATATCGGTTTTTTTATCAGTTGATTTTACCGCAAGCAGCAAAAATATTCCTTTCATAATTATTTTTAATTTTTCATTCATTGCCTGCCTGTATGCGATTAATAACCTTAATTCAGAAAAATTAAATTTAATTTTTTCTTTTCTTTTTACTACAGCTTTAATTGCATCGATATACGGTTCTTTGAGTTTTTTTCTTGAATGGTCTGAAAGAGCGCAATCAACTACAAGCGGATATTACACACTGGGAATATATTTAACTTCTGTGTTATCACTTGGACTTTTTTCAGCAAAGAACGAAAAAATATTCCCGAAAAAAATTTATTGGTATATATTTATCATCATAATTTTTGCCGGAATTTTCTTTACTTTAAACCGTGTGCATTGGGTTGCCGCAGGAATTTTGATTTTAATATGCGGGATTATGAAAGAAAGATTTTTGCTTTTATTACTAATAATTGTTTCTGTTCTTGCACTAATTTTCGTTCCCGAAGTGAATGAACGGTTCAGTATGCTGTTAAACATTACCGAGTTTACAAGTGACAGGAATTTTCTGTGGCAGGGATTTATACAGCTAATGGGGCAACGTCCTGTTACAGGTTTTGGTCCTAACACCTTTAGCATTATTTTTCCATTAAAGAATGAAATTGTCGATAAAAGCATCAATAGCTGGCACAATGACTTTGTACAAATTTATATGGAACGCGGGATATTTGCTTTATTGATTTATGTCTCAATATATGTATTTGTGTGTATTAATTTTTTGAAATATATCCGCGATAAAAAAATACTTCAAAATTATAAGTATGTGTTAACCGGAATTTTTCTTGCATTATCAGTTTTCTTTTTTGCAGGGGGTTCATTTGACCCGATAGGAAATATTACTTACAGTGTAATCCTTAGTATTTTTATTTTATATACAAAACCAAATAGCTTTACGTAAATTAAATTTACAATTAGGGTTACGTGATTAGGATTTATGATTACACTATTAATTAGTAATTTAAGATTAAACAGTTTGCAAATTAAAAAAAGATTAAAAAATAAGAATGAGAAAAATCATTTTTTCTATTTTTTTAATTTTTATCAGTTTTAATTTTGTTACCGCACAGAATAAATTGCAGCCGTATTTTGACCCTGTAGAATATTCTGCAATGCTCAGCATAACAGATCATCAGGTCGATACTTCAATATGGAATACACTGCCATTTGCTGTGCCTCAGGGATATGAAATGGTTTACCGGTCTGATTCAGTCGGGCTCGATAACCGCTGGGATTTGTGGCTGAGAGATGATTCTGTCGGAGTTATAAGCATCAGAGGAACAACGCTTCAGACGAATTCATGGGCTGAGGATTTTTATGCCGCAATGACCCCTGCAACGGGAACAATAATAATATCTCCTGAAAATATTTTTGCATATAAGCTCGCAGAGCATCCGCGGGCATTTGTGCATTCAGGATGGCTCATCGGCATGGCAAGTCTCGCACCTGACATTGTAAAAAAAATAAATGAATATTATAGTAAAGGCGTGAAAGACTATCTTATAATGGGTCACAGCCAGGGAGGCGCAATCTCATATTTGCTTACTTCTTATTTGTATTATTTCAGGGAAGGACAGATTCCTGGTGATGTAAAGTTCAAAACATACTCAAGCGCTCCGCCGAAACCCGGAAATCTTTTTTATGCTTATGATTATGATAACATTACCAAAGGCGGATGGTCTCTGAGAGTTTATAATTCAGAAGACTGGGTGCCTGAAACTCCTTTGACTGTTCAAACGTTAGATGATTTCAGTAAGGTAAATCCTTACAGTGATTTGGATTCCATTACTTCTAAAATGGGCTTGATAGATAAAATAATATTTGATTTGATGGTAGGTGAAATTGCAAATTCGCTTACCAACGCGCGGGATATTCTGAATGATTATATGGGAAATTTAATATACATGACTTCAATCAGTAAATATCTTCCAAAGCTTGGCGAGCCGAGCTACGCGAAGACAATGGATTATTATCCTGCAGGTGTTCCTATTGTTTTGATGGTTACACCGGATTATTATGATTATGTTAAAACGTTAAACTTGCCTTATTTATTTGAGAATCATCTGATTCAACCTTATATGTATTTGCTACAAAAAAATTATTTAGATAAATAAAATTTATATAATGAGCGAAGAAAAGAATTTAGATTTATTTAGAGCACTCATTCACAGTTTTCACCTGCAGACCATGATGCAGCTTGGCAAGATTCATAATCCGATGACAAATAAAATCGAGCGTGATTTAGGGCAGGCTGAAATTTCAATTGACATGGTCGAAATGCTGAAAAACAAAACTGCAGGTAATCTGGATGAATCCGAAACCAGATTTATTGATGCTGTTTTGGCTGAATTGAAACTTAATTATGTCAATGAGAAAAATAAAGAAAGCGCAGGAGCATCTGAATTACCGTCACAGGATTCCGCATCAAGCGAAGAAAACAAATGATTTTCGGAATAACGGGAAATATAAATAAAGAGCAGGTCTGCATAATCTTAAATCAGGTTGCAAATCTTTTTGCTAAAAAAGATATTGAGTTTTATATAGATGATTCTTTTAAAAACAGACTTGATAAATCTTTATCGAGGCATTGCACAAAGTTTTCAAACATTCTTAAAAAAGTAAATTTTATTATTTCTTTAGGTGGAGATGGAACTTTCCTTTATACCGCCCGGAAAATAGGTGCCAGCGGGATACCCATACTTGGCATCAATGCAGGTAACCTCGGTTTTATGGCTGAGTTTTCGGTGAAGGACCTTTCGGAATTATTGAAAGATATTCTGAACGAAAATTATAGATTAAGCGAAAGGGTTGTTCTAAAAACGAGATTGCCGGGAGGTAAATTTTTTTACTCGTTGAATGACATTGTTATTGACCGCGCGAATTCGATAAGAATGATAGAACTTGAGGTTGATTATAGTTCAAATAAAGTTGTCAAGTTTGTTGCCGATGGGATTATTCTTTCAACTCCGACCGGCTCAACCGGGTATTCAATGTCAGCCGGAGGACCGATTATCACGCTTGACAGCAAAGTTTTTATATCTACTCCGATTTGTCCGCATACCTTGACCGTAAGACCGATTATTTTCCCTGATAATGGAGAGATAAACATTCGTGTAAATAAAAATGTTGACGTGCGCGTTACATCTGACGGACAGGAATTCAAAAATTTTAAAGCTCCGGCAGAATTTAAAATTACTAAAGCCGATTACTCGATTAAGATAATAAAACGTAAGCGTTCGAATTATTTTAATACCTTGAATAGAAAATTGTTCTGGGGTAAAGATGTAAGAAACTAATTTTTACAACTCCCTTTGTTCCCCTTTATTAAGATGACTATATATTATTTTGGATAAAAATACTTTGCCATGAGTTTTAACTCGTGGAGTAAAGATTTTGAAGTTTAGG
Proteins encoded in this region:
- a CDS encoding ABC transporter ATP-binding protein, whose translation is MKIYRRIFRYVKPYFKKLMLSNVFTVLTVIFNLLSLMMIFPFIDLLFKETPTVAPSQVTSVFDIKDMIVNYFGQIVTQYDKLDVLKYLCLLILITFALKNLFSYLQSYYMAFVEQGILKDLRFDLYKHYLELPLSFFTEERKGNLISRIINDIQIIKDSVIAVMNSLFRDPPTIIVFSIVLFLFNWKLTLIIFLLSPVTAFILSKIGNSLKRSSRKSQEKISDITSTLDETLGAIRIVKAFGMENYEKKKFNEENNSYFDLMVKIFRKRALASPISETIGVLTIVIILYFFGQEILLGQSDMTPGGFIFYLAVFFQMMPSLKLFGQVFNSYKEGSAAAERVFDLLDTETKIKDAPDAVELKEFKNNIEFKDASFKYERSDYILKNINLEVKKGQIIAIVGPSGAGKTSLVDLIPRFYDLTEGNLFFDGTNIKKIKIESLRSLMGIVNQETILFNDTVQNNIAYGENEIPIEKIVEAAKAANAHKFIEKLSNGYDTLIGDRGVKLSGGERQRLSIARALLKNPPILILDEATSALDTESEILVQQAIETLMQGRTSIVIAHRLSTIQNADKIIVLERGKIVETGTHQELLLTSGLYKKLYNMQFRFQETNL
- a CDS encoding glycosyltransferase; the protein is MRVSGFTIIRNGIMYVYPFKEAILSILPLCDEMIINVGKSKDGTLEAVKSIAETINDKKIKIFESEWDDKLKDGLVLSEETNKALKKCSGDWCFYIQSDEVLHEKYYPVVRNAMEKYLNEEKVEGLRFRYKHFYGSYDYYQDNYRKWYPKESRVIRRRDDIVSWGDAMDFRHKDGSKLFVKDINAEIYHYGWVRPPEKLIKKRIDFELLYNDSEKIQEKISKLQNYDEIGNLKKFNEPHPEVMKERIAESRWNFDAQLDKQKPDWIRKILIFFHPVTKRLKKIFN
- a CDS encoding O-antigen ligase family protein gives rise to the protein MNKLSSYLQLDSYDSTSRRILWILFLLLITFNIFSTAAGQFLVSLTIIFSFALIIFKKNFSFLKNTLVYLYSLFAVLSLISVFLSVDFTASSKNIPFIIIFNFSFIACLYAINNLNSEKLNLIFSFLFTTALIASIYGSLSFFLEWSERAQSTTSGYYTLGIYLTSVLSLGLFSAKNEKIFPKKIYWYIFIIIIFAGIFFTLNRVHWVAAGILILICGIMKERFLLLLLIIVSVLALIFVPEVNERFSMLLNITEFTSDRNFLWQGFIQLMGQRPVTGFGPNTFSIIFPLKNEIVDKSINSWHNDFVQIYMERGIFALLIYVSIYVFVCINFLKYIRDKKILQNYKYVLTGIFLALSVFFFAGGSFDPIGNITYSVILSIFILYTKPNSFT
- a CDS encoding lipase family protein, producing the protein MRKIIFSIFLIFISFNFVTAQNKLQPYFDPVEYSAMLSITDHQVDTSIWNTLPFAVPQGYEMVYRSDSVGLDNRWDLWLRDDSVGVISIRGTTLQTNSWAEDFYAAMTPATGTIIISPENIFAYKLAEHPRAFVHSGWLIGMASLAPDIVKKINEYYSKGVKDYLIMGHSQGGAISYLLTSYLYYFREGQIPGDVKFKTYSSAPPKPGNLFYAYDYDNITKGGWSLRVYNSEDWVPETPLTVQTLDDFSKVNPYSDLDSITSKMGLIDKIIFDLMVGEIANSLTNARDILNDYMGNLIYMTSISKYLPKLGEPSYAKTMDYYPAGVPIVLMVTPDYYDYVKTLNLPYLFENHLIQPYMYLLQKNYLDK
- a CDS encoding DUF1844 domain-containing protein yields the protein MSEEKNLDLFRALIHSFHLQTMMQLGKIHNPMTNKIERDLGQAEISIDMVEMLKNKTAGNLDESETRFIDAVLAELKLNYVNEKNKESAGASELPSQDSASSEENK
- a CDS encoding NAD(+)/NADH kinase, with product MIFGITGNINKEQVCIILNQVANLFAKKDIEFYIDDSFKNRLDKSLSRHCTKFSNILKKVNFIISLGGDGTFLYTARKIGASGIPILGINAGNLGFMAEFSVKDLSELLKDILNENYRLSERVVLKTRLPGGKFFYSLNDIVIDRANSIRMIELEVDYSSNKVVKFVADGIILSTPTGSTGYSMSAGGPIITLDSKVFISTPICPHTLTVRPIIFPDNGEINIRVNKNVDVRVTSDGQEFKNFKAPAEFKITKADYSIKIIKRKRSNYFNTLNRKLFWGKDVRN